A genomic region of Phycisphaerae bacterium contains the following coding sequences:
- a CDS encoding hydrogenase small subunit, translating to MATYSRRDFMRMAAFLAAGAGLSRGVASALADGLQKIFERQKRVMWLQGMSCSGCSVSFLNSTEPGPFEILTQMISLVLHPTVGAAQGAQVLETVQQVTKEGNYYLILEGALPADMPEACVVGGRPLTEILPDALRRADLVVTAGTCAAFGGVPGAEGNPTGAVGLVQFMQSKGIPVEKRLVNCLGCPVHPESLVGTLAYAAAKGYPKVDPELFTPDMFYKHSVHDDCPRFHYWQKEEFAEKFGDEGCLFKLGCLGPLSHTNCPRRQWNGGVNWCIRAGAPCIACTSKDFAHKQSFAFYRKGEKYHAVAYSDQDRKGTQS from the coding sequence ATGGCCACATATTCACGACGTGATTTCATGCGGATGGCGGCGTTCCTCGCGGCCGGCGCAGGGCTGAGTCGCGGAGTCGCAAGCGCGTTGGCGGACGGGTTGCAGAAGATCTTTGAACGGCAGAAGCGCGTGATGTGGCTGCAGGGGATGTCGTGCAGCGGCTGCTCCGTGTCGTTTCTGAACTCCACCGAGCCGGGGCCGTTCGAGATCCTGACGCAGATGATCTCGCTGGTGCTCCACCCGACGGTGGGTGCAGCCCAGGGGGCGCAGGTGCTGGAGACGGTTCAACAGGTGACGAAGGAGGGCAATTACTACCTGATCCTGGAAGGCGCGCTGCCGGCGGACATGCCGGAGGCGTGCGTGGTCGGCGGTCGGCCGCTGACGGAGATTCTGCCGGACGCCCTGCGGCGCGCGGACCTGGTCGTCACGGCCGGGACGTGCGCGGCGTTCGGCGGCGTCCCGGGGGCCGAGGGCAACCCGACCGGCGCGGTGGGCCTGGTGCAGTTCATGCAGAGCAAGGGGATCCCGGTCGAGAAGCGGCTGGTGAACTGCCTGGGCTGTCCGGTGCATCCGGAATCGCTGGTGGGGACACTGGCGTACGCGGCGGCGAAGGGCTATCCGAAAGTCGACCCGGAGCTGTTTACGCCGGACATGTTCTACAAGCACTCAGTGCATGACGACTGCCCGCGTTTCCATTACTGGCAGAAAGAGGAGTTCGCGGAGAAGTTCGGGGACGAGGGCTGCCTGTTCAAGCTGGGGTGCCTCGGTCCGCTGAGTCACACGAACTGTCCGCGGCGGCAGTGGAACGGCGGGGTGAACTGGTGCATCCGGGCGGGCGCGCCGTGCATCGCCTGCACGAGCAAGGACTTCGCCCACAAGCAGTCGTTTGCGTTCTACCGGAAGGGTGAGAAGTATCACGCCGTCGCGTACAGCGACCAGGATCGAAAGGGGACCCAGTCATGA